The following coding sequences are from one Solanum stenotomum isolate F172 unplaced genomic scaffold, ASM1918654v1 scaffold36004, whole genome shotgun sequence window:
- the LOC125852492 gene encoding aspartic proteinase CDR1-like, translating into MNSKVFFLLSILAFLAFSQLALVSCRKVRTNHGLEGFTLDLIHRDSPLSPYYNPSITPSQRLRDAFQRSFSRVSFFPKASIHPTTLVNHTIQSDIIPEPGDYLMKIFIGMPPMKTYASLDTGSDLTWVQCKPCTHCYKQILPLFDPRKSSTYKIIGCNSKECELVRDKTCDKKNVCEYEMQYGDGSYSTGDVASETFTFDSTSKKVDNISIPQVIFGCGHSNDGTFSNRTAGIVGLADSKISFINQLDKQIKGKFSYCLVPNNDLSPSSHPPNTTSKINFGSKAVVSGPNVLTTPIIRRDTDIFYYLYLESVSVGGKKLEFKSPQLMNSSSTANEDLGNIIIDSGSTLTMIPGKFYDKLESTLVEMIKGKRIEHGPLPICYETKSIVNKIPKIVFHFKDADIELLPMNTFAKVDDLSCFSIVKGYSDLAIYGNLQQMNFLIGYDLVNHKLSFLPTNCTKH; encoded by the exons ATGAATTCTaaagtttttttccttttatctaTTTTAGCCTTTTTGGCTTTCTCTCAACTTGCTTTAGTTTCTTGTAGAAAGGTCAGAACCAACCATGGTTTAGAAGGATTCACTCTTGATCTTATCCATCGGGATTCTCCTCTTTCTCCATATTATAACCCTTCCATCACCCCTTCTCAACGCCTCCGGGATGCATTCCAAAGATCTTTCTCCCGAGTATCTTTCTTCCCGAAAGCTTCCATCCATCCCACCACACTTGTCAATCATACTATTCAATCAGACATCATTCCTGAGCCCGGAgattatttaatgaaaattttcatcGGTATGCCCCCAATGAAAACCTATGCAAGTCTTGACACTGGGAGTGACTTGACATGGGTACAATGCAAGCCGTGTACTCATTGttataaacaaatattaccCCTTTTCGATCCTCGAAAAAGCTCAACGTATAAAATAATTGGTTGTAATAGTAAGGAATGTGAGCTAGTAAGAGATAAAACTTGTGACAAAAAGAATGTTTGTGAATATGAAATGCAATATGGTGATGGTTCTTATAGTACTGGAGATGTTGCTTCTGAGACATTCACATTTGATTCAACTTCTAAAAAGGTTGATAATATTTCAATTCCACAGGTTATTTTTGGTTGTGGACATAGTAATGATGGCACTTTTAGCAATCGTACTGCTGGGATTGTGGGATTAGCAGATTCAAAAATCTCTTTTATTAATCAACttgataaacaaattaaagggAAATTCTCTTATTGTTTAGTCCCAAATAATGATTTATCGCCATCTTCTCATCCTCCCAATACTAcaagtaaaattaattttggtTCTAAGGCAGTTGTATCGGGGCCTAACGTTCTTACAACTCCCATAATTCGAAGGGACACCGATATATTCTACTATCTATATCTCGAAAGTGTTAGTGTTGGAGGTAAGAAGTTAGAGTTTAAGTCTCCACAACTCATGAATTCTTCTAGTACCGCTAATGAAGACTTGGGAAATATTATAATCGATTCTGGCTCAACGTTGACAATGATCCCTGGTAAATTTTATGACAAATTGGAATCAACTTTGGTGGAAATGATTAAAG GTAAGAGGATAGAACATGGCCCGCTTCCCATATGTTACGAGACGAAAAGCATTGTCAATAAAATTCCTAAGATTGTGTTCCATTTCAAGGATGCTGATATCGAGTTGCTACCTATGAATACATTTGCAAAAGTTGAtgatttgagttgtttttcaaTTGTTAAGGGGTATTCCGATCTTGCTATTTATGGAAACTTGCAACAGATGAATTTCCTTATTGGATATGATCTTGTAAATCACAAGCTCTCTTTCTTACCTACAAATTGTACCAAACACTGA